The proteins below are encoded in one region of Anoplopoma fimbria isolate UVic2021 breed Golden Eagle Sablefish chromosome 19, Afim_UVic_2022, whole genome shotgun sequence:
- the si:dkey-30c15.2 gene encoding transmembrane protein 116, translating to MEFDGILSEDQIDVLSTEYLVLLTLSVIGSFSVLVVSMVRWRHLKEQVHLLVQLALADLLAALILLSTSVMNKMSTDNSVVICQYSLPLSLTFYLISFLLVVVYAWKSKNAIQGWRSRPTEDEGLQSRCRRKIIAIPVYAIVWLIPIVMYLAYVLIPIIKSTALIPVTGRPLIVRNDSKYCTSCILFLHVLRDPCSDTERIHDTFIMIFLFLIVIPVMLSCSVIYYKVGKWYERHEQEGLFPVEGDGRSSRRIKRVFSTARNMVLVIFFCWAPALFLILLSTLMIWTDIEQHSLFGLYMIQAASVSLQGFLNSMVYGWRRPNFTQAVLGENTPLVEHQQLAFFEESLRSSF from the exons ATGGAGTTTGATGGTATACTGAGTGAAGATCAG attgATGTTCTGTCTACTGAGTACCTAGTGTTACTCACTCTCAG TGTGATTGGGAGTTTTTCTGTCCTGGTGGTTTCCATGGTGAGATGGAGGCACCTAAAAGAACAG GTCCACCTCCTGGTGCAGCTCGCACTGGCAGACCTCCTGGCTGCTCTGATCCTTTTGTCCACCAGTGTCATGAACAAAATGAGCACTGACAACAGTGTAGTCATCTGCCAATACAGCCTGCCGCTGTCCCTG acattttatttaatttcatttctgCTGGTGGTGGTTTACGCATGGAAGTCAAAGAATGCAATCCAAGGGTGGAGATCAAGACCCACAGAGGATGAGGGGTTGCAG AGTCGGTGTAGAAGGAAAATAATCGCAATACCTGTATATGCCATTGTGTG GTTGATCCCCATTGTGATGTACTTAGCATATGTTCTCATTCCAATTATAAAATCTACCGCGCTGATTCCAGTCACTGGTAGACCATTGATCGTCCGTAATGATAGCAAATACTGCACCAG ttgtatTTTGTTCTTGCATGTCTTGAGGGATCCCTGCTCCGATACT GAAAGAATTCATGACACTTTCatcatgatttttcttttcctcattgTGATACCAGTGATGTTGTCTTGCTCT GTCATTTACTATAAGGTTGGTAAATGGTATGAAAGACATGAGCAGGAGGGGCTATTTCCTGTGGAGGGAGATGGACGTTCAAGTAGGAGAATCAAAAGAGTGTTTTCTACAGCAAGAAATATGGTGTTAGTCATCTTTTTCTGCTGGGCACCAG CTCTTTTCCTCATTCTACTGTCTACCCTGATGATCTGGACAGATATTGAACAACACAGCCTATTTGGCCTTTATATGATACAG gctGCCAGTGTGTCCCTGCAAGGCTTCCTGAACAGCATGGTTTACGGTTGGAGACGGCCCAACTTCACCCAGGCCGTTCTTGGGGAGAATACACCTCTGGTGGAACACCAACAGCTGGCCTTCTTTGAAGAATCACTGAGAAGTTCGTTTTAA